The Planctomicrobium piriforme genome window below encodes:
- a CDS encoding TatD family hydrolase: protein MLIDTHAHLDEQSFETDLEAVLQRAREQGIEMIFTIGVTAPSCQAALLLAKTHPQLRAVVGIQPNYVAQAQADDFDFIAALASDPHVVAVGETGLDRYWDTSPFALQQEFFHRHIELSRRVDKPFIVHCREADADVVAVLREEAKIAPLRGVMHSFCGDQATADACLELGMYLSFAGMLTFKSNQALRDVAKTVPVDHLLVETDSPYLSPVPLRGKRNEPANVIHTARCLAELRGLSLEELAQHTTANTRRLFQLD, encoded by the coding sequence ATGTTGATCGACACTCACGCCCATCTTGACGAACAGTCTTTTGAAACCGATTTGGAAGCGGTGCTGCAACGGGCCCGGGAACAGGGGATCGAGATGATCTTCACCATCGGCGTCACCGCCCCCAGTTGTCAGGCCGCACTGCTGCTGGCGAAAACGCATCCCCAGCTCCGCGCTGTCGTCGGGATTCAACCGAACTACGTTGCGCAGGCTCAAGCCGACGACTTCGACTTCATCGCCGCACTGGCCAGCGACCCGCATGTCGTCGCCGTCGGTGAAACCGGACTCGACCGCTACTGGGACACCTCGCCGTTCGCGTTGCAGCAGGAGTTCTTTCATCGCCACATCGAACTCTCACGACGGGTCGACAAGCCGTTCATCGTCCATTGCCGCGAAGCCGATGCCGACGTCGTCGCGGTGCTGCGCGAGGAAGCGAAAATCGCTCCCTTGCGCGGCGTGATGCACTCCTTCTGCGGAGATCAGGCGACCGCTGACGCCTGTCTGGAACTCGGCATGTATCTCTCCTTTGCAGGCATGCTCACGTTCAAGAGCAATCAGGCGCTGCGCGACGTCGCCAAAACCGTCCCAGTCGACCATCTGCTGGTCGAAACCGATTCCCCCTATCTCTCCCCGGTCCCGCTGCGCGGCAAACGCAACGAACCGGCTAACGTCATCCACACCGCCCGCTGCCTGGCCGAACTCCGCGGACTCTCACTCGAAGAACTCGCCCAACACACGACAGCCAACACACGGCGACTTTTTCAGTTGGACTGA
- a CDS encoding cob(I)yrinic acid a,c-diamide adenosyltransferase codes for MVYLNRIYTKSGDTGETALGNGERVPKTHPRIGAYGSVDELNSTLGAALALGQLTAEQQARLTRIQNDLFDVGADLCVPETDIPPEFPPLRVTSEQVTQLEHWIDADTSQLQPLTSFILPGGTPAAALLHMARAICRRSEIEVLKLAAEEKLNPQATIYLNRLSDLLFVMARMANDAGKGDVLWTPGGMRE; via the coding sequence ATGGTCTACCTCAACCGCATCTACACAAAGTCAGGCGACACCGGCGAAACGGCCCTCGGAAACGGCGAACGGGTTCCCAAAACCCACCCGCGTATCGGAGCCTATGGCAGCGTCGACGAACTCAATTCGACGCTCGGTGCGGCATTGGCTCTCGGCCAGTTGACGGCAGAGCAGCAGGCACGTCTGACACGCATTCAGAACGATCTGTTCGATGTGGGAGCCGACCTGTGCGTCCCCGAAACAGACATCCCGCCCGAGTTTCCGCCGTTACGGGTGACTTCAGAACAGGTGACGCAGCTCGAACACTGGATCGACGCTGACACCAGCCAGTTGCAGCCCCTCACCAGCTTCATTCTGCCCGGCGGAACGCCTGCGGCGGCGCTGCTGCATATGGCGAGGGCGATCTGTCGCCGCAGCGAGATCGAGGTCTTGAAACTCGCAGCAGAAGAAAAGCTCAATCCGCAGGCGACGATCTATCTCAATCGCCTGTCCGACCTGCTGTTCGTCATGGCCCGCATGGCCAACGACGCCGGCAAGGGCGACGTCCTCTGGACCCCCGGCGGCATGCGAGAGTAG
- a CDS encoding NADH-quinone oxidoreductase subunit N, translating to MSVHEILNLLLRHDLPRSIEIFAPELVLCGTIIALLFVRMCGLQRKVPVHVVALLGGLLVFVGVFTQFMYLRVADEQGLLKTLTEMWHLTQAGAGTPGPYFTGLLSHDLFSVFMRLGLSLFLVLLTALTVLSGIPDQEDAQDFYTLLFGATLGMMLAVGANHLLMLFLSVEMMSVPSYALVAFQKGRRQAGEAALKYVVYGAGAAGVMLYGISLIAGLLGTAEMPLLAQRVLLVLDNGGLTQNSAVSVTLLLGILMVLAGLAFKLALVPFHFWCPDAFEGASAEVCAFLSVASKAASFALLVRFVLAFQGTGAALQQLSLIIGLTLGLLAIITTTYGNLAAYTQSNLKRLLAYSTIAQAGYMVMAVSAMLVLLSAPAGVLPNPAAAASQCLEGLMYYLAVYLFMNLAAFACVALIRNEIFSEEIDDYRGLFTGNTVMKFLCVCLTLSFFSLVGVPPLGGAFAKVLIFISTLKAASVHWSMWVVLIVGGLNTVFSLFYYLRVVRAMFMTEPATDRRRLRVPAMLGVYVAMVTLPILALGMSPLMADLTATAQSVARSLLP from the coding sequence ATGTCCGTTCACGAGATTCTCAATCTGCTGTTGCGACACGACCTGCCGCGGTCGATCGAGATCTTTGCGCCCGAACTGGTCCTCTGCGGAACCATCATCGCCCTGTTGTTCGTACGCATGTGCGGGCTGCAGCGAAAAGTCCCCGTCCATGTCGTCGCCCTGCTGGGGGGACTGCTGGTCTTCGTCGGCGTCTTTACCCAGTTCATGTATCTGCGAGTCGCCGACGAACAAGGCTTGCTCAAAACCCTGACGGAGATGTGGCACCTGACACAAGCAGGTGCCGGCACGCCCGGCCCTTACTTCACCGGACTGCTCTCTCACGATCTGTTCTCAGTCTTCATGCGATTGGGTCTGAGTCTGTTCCTCGTCCTGCTGACCGCCCTCACAGTTCTGAGCGGCATTCCCGACCAGGAAGACGCCCAGGACTTCTACACGCTGCTGTTCGGCGCCACGCTGGGGATGATGCTCGCCGTCGGGGCGAATCATCTGCTGATGCTCTTTCTCTCCGTCGAAATGATGAGCGTGCCCAGCTATGCCCTTGTCGCGTTTCAAAAGGGACGCCGACAGGCCGGCGAAGCGGCGCTCAAATACGTCGTCTACGGGGCAGGTGCGGCCGGCGTCATGCTGTATGGCATCAGCCTCATCGCCGGGCTGCTGGGGACCGCCGAAATGCCGCTCCTGGCCCAACGTGTGTTGCTCGTGCTCGACAACGGGGGACTCACACAAAACAGCGCCGTCTCCGTGACTCTGCTGCTCGGCATCCTCATGGTGCTGGCCGGGCTGGCCTTCAAACTGGCTTTGGTGCCCTTTCACTTCTGGTGCCCGGATGCCTTCGAAGGGGCGAGCGCCGAAGTCTGTGCGTTTCTGTCGGTCGCGTCGAAAGCCGCTTCATTCGCGCTGCTCGTGCGGTTTGTCCTCGCATTTCAGGGAACCGGGGCCGCTCTGCAACAGTTGTCGCTGATCATCGGGCTCACGCTGGGCCTGCTCGCGATCATCACCACCACCTACGGCAACCTTGCCGCTTACACACAGTCCAATCTGAAGCGGCTGCTGGCCTATTCCACCATCGCTCAGGCGGGTTACATGGTGATGGCCGTCTCGGCGATGCTGGTGCTGCTGAGCGCCCCTGCCGGAGTTCTCCCCAACCCCGCCGCGGCTGCCTCCCAATGCCTGGAAGGGCTGATGTATTACCTGGCGGTCTACCTGTTCATGAATCTCGCCGCCTTCGCCTGCGTGGCCCTGATCCGCAACGAAATCTTCAGCGAAGAGATCGACGATTATCGCGGTCTCTTCACCGGTAATACCGTCATGAAGTTTCTGTGCGTCTGCCTGACGCTGAGCTTCTTCAGCCTGGTCGGCGTCCCCCCCTTGGGTGGCGCATTCGCCAAGGTGCTGATCTTTATCTCGACTTTGAAAGCCGCCAGCGTCCACTGGTCCATGTGGGTGGTCCTGATCGTCGGCGGACTCAATACCGTCTTCAGTCTGTTTTATTACCTCCGCGTCGTCCGGGCGATGTTCATGACCGAACCTGCCACAGATCGTCGACGACTTCGGGTGCCTGCCATGCTCGGCGTCTATGTGGCGATGGTCACATTGCCGATTCTCGCCCTCGGCATGTCTCCCCTGATGGCCGACCTCACCGCGACGGCCCAGTCCGTCGCCAGGTCATTGCTTCCTTAA
- the pabB gene encoding aminodeoxychorismate synthase component I, with protein MSRAPFVQELRPVPSVEQALRAFAHLRGVVLFDSSLRRLPLGRYSFLSAEPFEVFEQAQARDAAVLPLMEARLQTLRCETVPDLPPFQGGAAGLLSYELGQSFERLPNPRWNPMRLPAAVIGLYDWTLAWDHVQSRCWFVGHDFGDSTSKVRAEERWRQVQELLTSSESEQLKGESDQRFAPHPRPLSPEYRGEGGVLEGMPVFELPQLVGLVSNFDHSRYLAAVQRVIDYIHAGDVFQANLSQQLYFPAKRSPLEHYLTLRRKNPAPFASYFAHDDWAVLSSSPERFLQVRNRTVSTRPIKGTRQRRPAPEADLFTRDELRESGKDRAENVMIVDLLRNDLSRVCQAGSIRVPELCQVEAYETVAHLVSEVQGTLRDEATLSDLLKATFPGGSITGAPKIRAMEIITELEQTARGAYCGSLFYAGFDGTFDSSILIRTMTQRGGWLSLPAGGGIVAQSEPEQEYQETLHKVRGLLRSLQWPNDQ; from the coding sequence ATGAGCCGCGCACCGTTTGTGCAGGAGCTGCGGCCTGTCCCGAGCGTCGAACAGGCGTTGCGGGCGTTCGCGCATTTGCGAGGCGTGGTCCTGTTCGACAGTTCGCTGCGCCGGCTGCCGTTGGGACGGTATTCGTTTCTGTCGGCGGAGCCGTTTGAGGTCTTCGAGCAAGCGCAGGCGCGCGATGCTGCGGTGCTGCCGTTGATGGAGGCCCGGTTGCAGACTCTACGGTGTGAGACCGTGCCGGACCTGCCGCCGTTTCAGGGGGGGGCGGCCGGGCTGCTGTCGTATGAGTTGGGGCAGAGTTTTGAACGACTGCCGAATCCGCGCTGGAACCCGATGCGGCTGCCTGCGGCTGTCATCGGGCTCTATGACTGGACGCTGGCGTGGGACCATGTGCAGTCGCGGTGCTGGTTCGTCGGGCATGACTTTGGTGACTCCACAAGCAAAGTGAGGGCTGAAGAGCGCTGGCGGCAGGTGCAGGAGTTGCTGACATCTTCTGAATCTGAACAGCTTAAAGGCGAGTCGGACCAACGATTTGCCCCTCACCCCCGGCCCCTCTCCCCTGAGTACAGGGGCGAGGGGGGCGTACTAGAGGGCATGCCGGTGTTTGAGTTGCCGCAACTAGTCGGGCTGGTGAGTAACTTTGATCACTCACGCTATCTGGCGGCGGTGCAACGGGTGATCGATTACATCCATGCAGGCGATGTGTTTCAGGCGAATCTGTCGCAGCAGTTGTATTTCCCTGCGAAGCGGAGTCCGCTGGAGCATTACCTGACGTTGCGGCGAAAGAACCCGGCGCCGTTTGCGAGCTATTTCGCCCACGACGATTGGGCGGTGTTGTCGTCTTCGCCGGAGCGGTTCCTACAGGTGCGAAATCGGACGGTCAGCACACGACCGATTAAAGGAACCCGACAGCGGCGACCTGCCCCGGAAGCGGACCTGTTCACTCGCGATGAATTGCGGGAAAGCGGGAAGGATCGGGCCGAGAACGTGATGATCGTCGATCTGTTGCGGAACGATTTGTCCCGAGTGTGCCAGGCGGGGAGCATTCGCGTGCCGGAGCTGTGTCAGGTGGAAGCCTATGAAACGGTGGCCCATCTGGTGTCGGAAGTGCAGGGGACGCTCCGCGATGAAGCCACGCTGAGCGACTTGCTCAAGGCGACGTTTCCTGGCGGGTCGATTACGGGCGCGCCGAAGATTCGGGCGATGGAGATTATCACCGAACTCGAACAGACCGCGCGCGGGGCGTATTGCGGCAGCCTGTTCTATGCCGGCTTCGATGGCACGTTCGACAGCAGTATTCTGATCCGCACGATGACGCAGCGCGGCGGCTGGCTGTCGCTGCCTGCCGGGGGCGGAATCGTGGCGCAGTCGGAGCCTGAGCAGGAGTATCAGGAGACGCTCCACAAAGTGCGCGGGTTGCTGCGATCTCTTCAGTGGCCCAATGACCAATGA
- a CDS encoding DUF6513 domain-containing protein, whose amino-acid sequence MRILFVTGRLAEGLTRQVIAEVSAKSGFAWEVQVVGISVAALLHVDWLKRKLTIPGKFDRVIVPGWCQGDLRVLETAFGIPFTRGPKDVRDLGTFLGNEQQPPPDLSRYDIEILAEINHAPQLSEQVLVRQALDYRAAGADVIDLGCVPGGVWKDAGQAVRRLREAGLRVSIDSFERDEVELAVAAGAELVLSCNRSNVEWAAALDVEFVVIPDDPSQLETMWETASVLRERGRPFRLDPILEPIGFGFAASLARYQATRKRDVSLPIMMGIGNVTELSEVDSAGINFLLAAICQEQQIHSVLTTQVINWCRSSVAEFDKARRLVKYAIDNQTPPKRVNSELVLLRDAKVSTLGDETLRELSGQLKDPNYRIFVERGEIHVMNRDGYWRGRDAYELFDQFSIAGSGVDPSHAFYLGYELSKAVTALTLGKQYRQDEALQWGFLTMPEPSAHERRHRQRPVPGEPT is encoded by the coding sequence TTGCGGATCCTGTTTGTGACAGGCCGTCTGGCCGAAGGTCTGACGCGGCAAGTCATTGCCGAAGTGAGTGCGAAATCCGGCTTTGCCTGGGAAGTGCAGGTGGTCGGCATTTCGGTCGCCGCGCTGCTGCATGTGGATTGGCTCAAACGCAAACTGACGATCCCTGGCAAGTTTGATCGGGTGATCGTGCCGGGCTGGTGTCAGGGGGATCTGCGAGTGCTGGAAACGGCATTCGGCATCCCGTTTACCAGAGGCCCGAAAGATGTGCGGGATCTGGGAACGTTTCTAGGAAATGAGCAACAGCCGCCGCCGGACCTGTCGCGGTATGACATCGAGATTCTGGCGGAGATCAATCATGCGCCGCAGTTGAGCGAACAAGTACTGGTGCGGCAGGCGCTGGACTATCGCGCTGCGGGCGCGGATGTGATCGATCTCGGCTGCGTGCCGGGAGGTGTCTGGAAAGATGCCGGGCAGGCGGTGCGGCGACTGCGCGAAGCCGGCCTGCGAGTTTCCATCGACAGCTTTGAGCGGGACGAAGTGGAGCTGGCGGTTGCGGCCGGGGCGGAGCTGGTGTTGAGCTGCAATCGCAGCAATGTCGAGTGGGCGGCAGCGCTGGATGTGGAGTTCGTCGTCATTCCAGATGATCCGTCGCAACTGGAGACCATGTGGGAAACCGCGAGCGTGCTGCGGGAACGTGGACGGCCGTTTCGGCTCGATCCGATTCTGGAGCCGATCGGGTTCGGGTTTGCGGCGTCGCTGGCACGGTATCAGGCGACTCGAAAGCGGGATGTTTCACTCCCCATCATGATGGGGATCGGGAACGTGACGGAACTCTCGGAAGTCGACAGTGCGGGGATTAACTTTCTGCTCGCGGCGATCTGTCAGGAACAGCAGATTCACAGCGTGCTGACGACGCAGGTGATCAACTGGTGCCGTTCGTCTGTGGCGGAGTTCGACAAGGCGCGGCGGCTCGTGAAGTATGCGATCGACAATCAGACTCCGCCCAAACGGGTGAATAGCGAACTCGTGCTGCTGCGCGACGCCAAGGTCTCCACATTGGGTGATGAGACGCTGCGGGAACTGTCAGGTCAGCTGAAAGACCCCAATTACCGGATCTTTGTCGAACGAGGAGAGATTCATGTGATGAACCGCGACGGATACTGGCGGGGGAGGGACGCCTATGAACTGTTCGACCAGTTCTCGATCGCCGGTTCCGGAGTCGATCCGAGCCATGCGTTCTATCTGGGCTATGAATTATCCAAGGCGGTCACGGCGCTCACGCTGGGGAAACAATACCGTCAGGACGAGGCATTGCAGTGGGGCTTTTTGACGATGCCTGAGCCGAGTGCGCATGAGCGACGTCATCGCCAGCGGCCGGTTCCGGGAGAGCCCACATGA